Genomic segment of Mastomys coucha isolate ucsf_1 unplaced genomic scaffold, UCSF_Mcou_1 pScaffold5, whole genome shotgun sequence:
tcatgcttctcaccatgaggatgatgggctgaacctctgaaactgtaagccatccccaattaaatgttttcatttataagaattgccttgatcatggtgtctcttcacagcatgagtcttttgaaaccccaaagcttcCCCTGACGTTCCAGTGAGACACCTCCTCCCaaaagaccacatctcctaatccttcccaaacagttccaccaactagtaaccaagtattcaaacatgtgagtctacAGCGCCATTCCCATTCAGTCCACCACAGGGGCCATTAGAGGGGAGGGAGGGTTAAATGAAATGGAAGGATGGAGATTAGATAATGGAGGGGGATTAAAAATATGGATtttcaggggctggcgagatgactcccTGGtttagagtacttgttgctcttgcagagggcctgggttcaattcccagtacccacttggTGGCTCCCAACcctctgtacctccagttccaagagTTGAGACACCCTTTTCTCCCTGTGGGcaccatgcacacaccacacgtgttgtacacatacatacatgtagacacaatgttcctacacataaaatacaaagtaagtctacattttttaaaatacttaatttgtgtgcattttattcctttgttaccattttttttttttttgagagagggtttagCTAAGTAGCTTTGCTGGCCAGGaacatgtagatcaggctagccttgaacacaaagccatcttctttcctctgctttctgagtaaaagataacaggcatgcactaccatgcccagcctatAACATCATAGTTtttgactgctctcccgaaggtcctgagttcaaatcccagcaaccacacagtggctcacaaccatccatagtgagatctgacaccctcttctggtgtgtctgaagacagttacagtgtatttacatataaatataaataaataaatctttttaaaaaaaatctaaaacctgGATGATGATTGCACATAttctttatcccagcacttgggaggcagaggaaggtggatctctgtgagttccaggacaaatcaggattacacagtgaaaccctgtcttcaaaacaaaacaaaaacccaaacaaacaaataaaaacaaacccaagcaacaaaccaaacaagaagGATATGGATCTGGTTGGAATtggagataactcagcagttaagaacactaactgcagTTGGCTGGTGTCTGCGCACACTTTTACTCCCtgcagagataggtagatctctggattagaggccagcctgggccatggagtgaattccaagacagccaaggctacgcaaggagaccctgtctcaacttCCCCCccccaaatgaaaaataaataaataaaatttagatttaACTCTGTGTATGGTGTTTGTACACATATGGTTGTTTGACATGCAAAGAAAAGGATGGGGGAGTCAAATGAAAGTGGAGAGGTGGCTGGGGACAGTGAGAGAGGGCATGAATAAGGTatgactatatttatttatttttaatgatttatgtatgtgactacactgttgctgtcttcagacacactagaaggcggcattggatcccattacagacagctgtgagccaccatgtggttgccaagaattgaactcaggacctccagaagagcagtcactttaaccactgagccatctctccagcctcaggacaATATTTATAAAACCCATTATTTTTTATGCTAACTTaagtctttaatttaaaaaagaagggagttgctggctgtggtggtgcatgcctatggtcccagctcccaggaggcagagacagtcagatctctgtgagttcgaggccagcctggaccacatagggagctccaggacagccaaggccatgtagacaaaccctgtctcaaaaacaaaacccaacaaaaaagaaCTGTGAAGATATCTTAATTTCCCAATGTTAGTGATATGTGACAGGTGATAAACAACTGCTTTCCCGAACACACTAAGTGCTTAAATCTAGACTGGGGTTCCAAATCATTCTTTGGAGGGTCAACACAATGCAGATTTAACTCCAAGTCCCAGTGAACCATTGCCCTAATACCAAGCTACCTATATTTTTACTCCTTTGATTCTAAGACCATTTTACTAATGAAGGTGCTGAGGTCCAGAGATAGGAAAATGATATGTCCAAGATtccacagagacagaggctggacCTGGTCAGTGTCCCCTTCGGTGGTGTTTGTTATTTTATCCATTATTCAAGCTATCCTATTTAAAACCACATTTACTTTTGTCACCTTCAACCTTAACCCTGACCCTAGCCCGAACACACAGTAGTCTCTGGTGCTTCTGGTCCCATGCAGTAGAAATGTCTTCTATTTGCTTTCCACTTCTCCTCTCTCACctctaaatctttctttctttcctcctgtcttcctctcaGTTAGTGGATGGAGGAGAGCTTGCCTCGCAAGCTTGAGGCACTGTATTTTATCCTCAGCACAGCATCAACTCACTGGCTGTGGCTGtgaacacttgtaatcccaatactcagaaaGTGGAGCAGGTAGATCGGGAATTCAAGGTCTTCTTTGGCTGTGTTGAGGCAAGTTGGAGCTTTAAGAGGTACTGatccagaaggaaggaaggaaggaagagagggagggaaggagggagggagggatggagagagggagggaggaaagaaggaaggaaggaaggaagaaagagaaaagcaagcaagttagggagaaagaaagagaaaagcaagcaagttAGGGAGAtcacttagtggttaagagcattttctgctcTTGCACAGGAAGGAGGTTGAGTTCTCAGCATtcatatcaggtggctcatacttccttgtaatttttgtttgtttgtttgtttgtttgtttgtttttggagacagggtttctgtgtgtggccctggctgtcctggaactcactctgtagaccaggctggccccaaactcagagaactcagaaatccgcctgcctctgcctcccaagtgctcggattaaaggcgtgtgccaccaccgcctggcgtaaCTTAAGCTCCAAAGGACCCTCATACTCTGGTTTCTtcaggcacctacacacacacacacacacacacacacacacacacacacacacacacgtacattaaaagtatttaaaattgtAAAGAATAAAAGGGCAATTCTTTGAAGAATGCTTCCATTCTTGTCCCCAGTTTGAAGTGGCTCTGAGGCTACCTGGCTCTCTGCACCTTTGAAAGACTGATCCTTACCATCAGAACTTTGAGGTGTTCAAGGGGCCACCCCACCCCTTATAGCTGCCTATAATTAATACCAGCGGCCTGTGGCCATGGGGCAACAGCTGGANNNNNNNNNNAAACTGGGACAACAGCAACAGCTGAGTTCAAGGGTCAATGTCTGGGAGTAATTGGGAAAGTTTTGTGCTGACAGCTGTGTGCCTGGAGTTGAAAAGTGTGGCCAAACAAACCCCTGGGCTAATTCAGGCTAATGGCTGGCCGGCCCAGTTTACAGCAACAGCTGAGTTGTGATAGCTGGCAGGGTCTCTGGGGGCCCCGACTGAGCCTTGGGGCTTCCCAGTAAAATGTGACCTTAGCCCAAGTCactcaggaaaggaaaaaagaaaactggcttCTGTGGAGCTAGTGCAGTGTCTTTCCACACAGGAGATTCCTCCAGAGCAGGAGGAGAACAAGGCCCTAATATTGCTAGAGAAACCGATGGCAATTGTAAACATCTAGGCTCTGTAACTGGGGAGTGGGAAGGTAGATTTAGGAACAGAACTTTTCAATTGAGTCCTGGGGTCTCTCCTTGAGCTttagctgcctcctcctcccctatAAAACTGGAGATGGTGAGATGGTGCTTGCTTGCCTTTGGGGCTGAGGTTCCActgaaagcagcagcagcaaccgccaccaccaccacaacaaccgTAACTCACCTCAAACACTAAGAGACACATTGGAAGTTCTAGTATCTCCCTTCACTCTAGCAACCTGGGTGGCCATTTTCCTGGAAATGTAGTCATCTTACTTTTTGGACTTCAGTATCAGGTTTGTGGGTGAAGGACCCAGAATTTACATTGAAGGGGGTTATCTAGACGTTACCTCCTTCCTACCCTGCTTCTCAGaccttctccctttctcagtgGGGCCAGGCCCCTCTCCTAGCCAGATTTTGGCAGACATCAGTGGGTGTTCCCtgggaaaagaaagtggggagggcGCCGCTGCTCTTGACAACGCTTCCCCCAAACTCCCCTGCCTCAGATACTCAGGCATCAGAGGCCTTTGGAGCTCCCAACCACCTCCTTCTTTCCCAGGTCTGGGACAGCAGCTGGTCTCCACCCCTCCGGTGTTAGGAGGGAGCGACAGAAATCCCTCTGCTGATGGAGGGAGACTTGAGCTAGTCCGGGGTGGGAAGTAGATCCCGGTTCAAGGGGTACCGGGGGAGCTGTCCAGCCCGGCAGCCCGAGCTGGAAGCGAGAGTGGGCCAGGGCGCTCCGGGCCGAGCGAGGCGCGGGTGCGGCAGTGACTCCCCCTGCAGTCCGCCCCCCACGTGGCCGCCGCCGTGCCAGCCCCTCCGAGGAAGCGGCGCGGCTTCCTGCGGCTCGGGCCGGGGATATAGGCGCCCCCGCCCGGGCCAGCTCAGCTCCGCCGCCCCTCTCGCCATCTCGCCCAAGGCGTGATGGCTCCGCTCCGGGTAGAGCGCGCCCCGGGTGGATCTCCGCTCGGTGTGACCCGCGCCCAGCTGCCGGCCGCGTTGCGCCTCCCTccgctgttgctgctgctgctgctgctgggcggTGAGCGCAGCGTCAGGCCCGGGTGTGAGATGCGGGAGGTCCGGGAGGGGAAGGGGCCTGGGCCATCGAGGCCAGCACGGGACCACCCTGTGAGTCCCAACCGAAGTGCAGAGCCCCTCTGACCTGCAGATGGGTCCTGAACACATCTCTGGGTTGGCGCAGGCTGGCTACTTCCCACTTAAGCTGCTTCCTACTTAAGAAAAGCTGGGGTGCCTGCCCGGACCGGGCGGAGAGGTCTTAGGAGGTTCAGGACTGACATAGAGGGAGAGGGGCTTTGGACCAGGGTGTGATTGGGACGCAATCACACCCTGCCGCTCCGCTCCCTTCCCTCCTTAGGATAATCCcatggtgggaggtggggagattATTCCTCTTTATGCTCCAAAGCAGTGCTGACTTCCCGGGGCCTTGGTCACTACCCATAAACAGGCACCACTGTTCAGACCACTCCCCACGTCATCCCACTCTTCCCGTTCATTTCTTTACACAGCTGTCTCATCCTCTCCGGAGCCCCTGAATCAATCTCATCCCACTGAGGACAGCCTTGTATCAAAAGGTGAGTGCCTAAGTCTGTGGGAGAACGACCTAGTGGGAAGGATACACCCAGCACAGGGGAGGAAACCTTTCACAAGACAACCCTAGGACCAACTGATGCCCGCTAACCTCTCTGGTGCCTCTTGAGGTTCCTATGGTCTTTCTCCCTATCACAGTCCGGTGTCTTGCCCCAGTTGGGTAAGAAGAGCAAGACTGGGTGTATGTGGTTATGCTTTCGGGACTAGGAAAGGAAATATTATGCACATGGTTGCCATTATAGGATTCCTGAGCCACAGAGTCCTGAGAGAGGACGGTCCTCTCAGTCACAAGTGTCCTGCtagggaacttttcagagggatTCCCTTCTCTGAAGGCAGAGGACTGTACTGGAAATCCCTGGCTCAGAAGGCTTGGAGGGAGGGCCAGGGCTATGGTCATTGTGAAGCCTATGTCCCCACAGGGAAGATGGAAGACTACGAGACAAGTGTCCTACCTTGCTGGTATTATTACAAGAGTAGCATGGACTCTGTCAAGGACTGGTGCAACTGGACTTTGATTAGCAGGTAGGGGCAGTGTGGAAGGATGGCTCAGGCCAGGAGTTGGACCTCTTCCATGTGGGCGGGACATCCTTCTGCCTGTGCCCATCCCTTCCCTCACTCAAATCCCCTACTGCTCCAGGTATTACAGCAACCTGCAGTATTGCTTGGAGTACGAGGCGGACAAGTTTGGGCTGGGCTTCCCAAATCCCTTGGCAGAAAGTATCATCCTCGAGGCTCACCTGGTACACTTTGCCAACTGCTCCCTGGTGCAGCCCACCTTCTCTGACCCCCCAGAGGATGTGCTCCTGGCCATGATCATAGCCCCCATCTGCCTCATCCCGTTCCTTGTCACTCTTGTGGTGTGGAGGAGTAAAGACAGCGATGCCCAGGCCTAGGGTCCATATCTCGGCAgccctctttttccctttctcctgctGGAACCAGgaatctctcctcccctccctaccCACTTACTCTCATTCTTCCCACAGACCTTTGGATTAGTGGAAATGGCAGCAAAGGGGACTCATGGCACAATGTCTgtagtctttaaaataaaatatgtttttgtacaATATCGCCTTCCTAGTGGGGTCTGTGTCGATGATAGCTCTACAGGGCATCATTACTGGGCAACAGAGCTTGAAAAATCTGGACAGTCATGCTGCTCAGTTTATTTCACCTGCCCTCCGCCTCCCCATGGAGGCCATGTTCCTATACTCTTTCCTCCCAGGGAGGGGCCTTTCCTGCAGCTATCCAAACCCAGCTCCAGGAAATGAGCAGGAAGAGACTCCCTTCCGGTCTGGACAGCAGCTGGGGGCCTGTGATTGGGAAGGTGTGGGAGGAGGGGCAAGAAACCTCTACAGTAGTAACTCCTGCAAGGAAAAAAGACTACCCAGGAACCCAGCTTTGCCCTTTCTTCTTGCCTCAGTTTACTCTAGTACAAGAAAGAAGATATAGGATTACCAACAGGAATTTGTCCATGAGAACCTTAGGCTTGAGGCCCAAGGCAATGGGGGACTTCCTTTACAGGATTCTactgtttccccccccccccaccccccaatcccaTGTTCCTGGCCTTCATCCCACATTGTCTAAGAACTCCATTATGGCCACATACTGCCCCCTGGTGTCCACTACAACCAACAACAAGACAATGTataaaatctggaagaagctcCTCCAGGCTGAGAAACGGGACTCTGGGGTTCAGAAATATTATCTCAGCACAAACTAGTTCTCAGCCAGGCCCTTCCACGAGCTTCTTGAGAAATGTGGATGCAATATTCTAGTAACACATATACTTCTCTGTAACTCACCATTTCTGTGTATGAACAGGGTTTCCCAGGCAGGGAAGGTCAGTTTTCCACACAGTGGAATCTCTCAGATCCAATCCTTGCTGGGCTACACTTGCCAGGTCCCCCAAACACAGGCAAAGCAATTTTGCTTTCCGTGAAAATACCTGATTATTGTTTGCAGCACTCTTAGCCTCCTTAGAggcttctgttctctctctgaaaTATCTGTTTCCCAAAATACGTGCATATCTATTTCCTGGCACACGGCTTATCTGTTCTGTAGATATATGCCCGAGTTTCTTGGAACCTTCCTATTTGTTGTCAAAGATATACTCTTCTCAGGCCACATCTGTCACCAAAGgacttttgtcttttgagacaaggtttctgtgtagccctggctgtcctggaactcagagctctgcctgtgtctgcctcacgagggctgggattacatgcatatGTCACCACCAACTAGTAACCTaaggatggatatatatatatgtatatattcgaGACATGGTTTTCCTGGCTGTTccggaactcaactctgtagaccagactggcctcaaaattcagagatccacctgtgtctgcctcctggtgctgggattaaaagtgagcattaccactgcccagcaaccttAGCATATTTTAACTTTTCAGCTGAGATAAATATCTGATCTATTTCCATGAATGCATATGTGTCTTTATTCGTTTTACTAATATGAGCCAGGGACCTACTGGTGTAAAATACTATGGTGTTGGAAAAGGCACGTTTCACCAATTCTGGTTTCTACCTCAGTGGCTTTCACCCCCTGAGAAACTtgacatatacaaataaataagagggactggagagatggctcagtgattaaatcccaacaaccacattgtggctcacaaccctctgtaatgggatctgatgccctcttctggtgtgtctgaggacagtaaCAGTGCACTCATGAATAAAtctattaaacaaacaaacaaacaaacaacataggctggagagatggctcagcagttaagagcattgactgctcttccagaggtcctgagttcaattcccagcaaccacatggtggctcacaaccctctgtaatgggatctaagcccacttctggtgtgtctgaagacagctacagtgtactcatatatatataataaataaaatcttaaaaagaaaaagaaaacggaATAAATAAGAAACCAGAACGGACGATGGCAGTTATACAAGGGAAACAGCCCAAATTAATATCCAAGtgcaaaaggagggagggagggaatcaTGTCTGCAGAGATGATCACAGGAATCTGCTGTTCACCTTTCTGTAgcttgtgataaaataccagcCAGAAGCAACTTACAGGagcaaagtttaattttttttgcttaATGTTCTAGAGCCCGGCTATTGGGATTCATTGTTTCTGGGGCCATGGTGGGACAAGAACATCGTAGCAGGGAGCATGTGGCCCAACAGAAGCCTCATGGCAACCGAAAAGCAAAGACTATGGACAAGGCAGACCTTTCCAGGGCAGGCCCCTGGCCGCCTGTTACTTCCCACCAGTCTCTAACTTCTCATAGTCTACTCTGCTATGGATTCGTTAGTGAATTACCTCTTGATAAAGTTAGATTCCTCGGGCTCTGAGCTCCCAAACCATAGCAAACATAGCTGGGCCCAGCCTTCCACATAGAAACCTTCAGAGAGACATTTCATATCCAAATCACAACATGCAACTAGAAGAGGGTGACTGCAGAGTTGGTACACGGCAAGGTCCTGGGTGGAAAGTACTCCTCTAGAGCAGACACTGTAAATGAGCATGAATTAGGAAGTCACTGTACGACTCCGGGAGTAAAGCCTGGCTTTGTGGCTCACACTTTGACCCTAGCACTCAGTGGGCAGAGGTAGGTGTTTGAGGCCACCTTGATCTatgtagcaaattccaggccagccaggtttacatagtgagattctgtctcaaacaacaacaaaaatatccagGAGTGAGAAAACGAAGACTTAGCCAAACTGGTGAGGTAAAACTAATTATAAGCAGGAGTTATGATTAAAATTATTGAACGGAATCTAAAGGATCATCCATCCTGTGGGGGTAAAGGAGAGGTATTAGAGATAAGTGAGACTTTGATCTTCAGAACTGACCTAAGGGGGGGGGAATGTAGGGGGCTGAAAAGATAACTCAGAGGTTAAGGTCAGTCACTGCTTTCGTTCCAAGTATCCATGTCAGGAAGCTCACAgtaacctgtaactccagctccagggaatcttcTTCTTGTCTCCATAGGCACTTGCAtaaatgcatgtatgcacataaatacaaagaaatcaataccttctttaaaaagaaagaaaggatgttaCCAGGTGCAGTAGTGCACATCTCTAATCTCTGCAAtcaagaggtggaggcaagaggatcagaagttcaacatcatcatctttggctacacagaGGATTCCAGAGGAGTTTGgggtacatgagaccctatttcaaatttaaaaaggaagaaaggagaagaaaggaagaaagagatgtaTAACAGGAGGTTACAATGAGATGAGTCACTACGCCCCATAGAGAATCAAcaaagggtgggggaagggataAAAAGGTGAATATAGAAATATCATTTGGGGATCATTTCTGCCCTGAACTACAATATGAAGCCATTAAAAGTGTAAaagcgctgggcggtggtggcgcacgcctttaatcccagcacttgggaggcagaggcaggcagatttctgagttcgaggccagcctggtctacagagtgagttccgggacagccaaggctacacagagaaactctgtctcaaaaaaccaaaaaaccaaaaaaaaaaaaaaaaaagtgtaaaagcTTTAAGAGTGTACTGAAAAGAAGATAGTTGATGTTTGTCTTTAGGGAAATGCTCACCtttaaagaatgagagagagccaGGTAGCTGTGGCTccctcctttagtcccagcattcaggaggcagaagcaggcagatcttggaGTTTACTGCtaaactggtctacagagcgagttccaggacagccagggttacacagaaaaatcttgtcttgaaaagcaaagcaaagcaaaacataagaatgagagaaagtgccaggcaatggtggcgcatgcctttaatcccagcgcttgggaggcagaggcaggtggatttttgagttctaggccagcctgatctacagagtaagttccaggacagccaaggctacatagaaaaacNNNNNNNNNNaaaaaaaaaaacagagatagagagatagagagagaaggcTAGCT
This window contains:
- the Ramp2 gene encoding receptor activity-modifying protein 2 yields the protein MAPLRVERAPGGSPLGVTRAQLPAALRLPPLLLLLLLLGAVSSSPEPLNQSHPTEDSLVSKGKMEDYETSVLPCWYYYKSSMDSVKDWCNWTLISRYYSNLQYCLEYEADKFGLGFPNPLAESIILEAHLVHFANCSLVQPTFSDPPEDVLLAMIIAPICLIPFLVTLVVWRSKDSDAQA